The window AACGCGTTATTGACGTTCCGTATTGGTTACGTTCTTTTATTGTAAAAGGAATTATTTTAAATACTCGACCAAAACAATCTGCCGCAGCGTATAAAAAAATATGGTGGAAAGATGGTTCTCCATTAATTGTTTTATCAGAAAGATTACAAAAGAAAGTGCAACAAAAAACAGAACTTCCTGTAGCTTTGGCTATGCGTTATGGAAATCCGAATTTAAAAAGCGGACTACAAGAACTGCATGACAAAGGTGTTACTGAGGTTATGTTAGTTCCATTGTATCCACAATTTGCAATGGCAACCACAGAAACTATTGTTGTTCTTGCTGAAGAGTTAAGAAAAGAATTCTTTCCTAAAATGAAAATTACTGATGTTCCTGCGTTTTACAACAAACCAGAATATATTTCTGCTTTATCAAACTCCATCAAAGATTATTTAGCGGATAAAGATTATGATCACGTATTGTTTTCGTACCACGGAGTTCCAGAACGTCATATTAGAAAATCAGATATTACAAAAAGTCATTGTAAACCTCATATTCCTGGTGAAGCGCCTTGTTGTAGTTCACCTTCTAAAGCACACGAATTTTGCTATAAACATCAATGTCTGCAAACCACAAAAAATGTAATTGAAGCATTAGGTTGGGATAAAAATAAAGTTTCAACTTCGTTTCAATCTCGTTTAGGTGTTGATCCTTGGTTGCAACCTTATACAGACAGAACTATTGTAAATAAAGCTGAAAAAGACGGCATTAAAAAGTTAGCAATTGTAACTCCTGCCTTTGTTTCGGATTGTTTAGAAACATTAGAAGAAATTGCCATGGAAGGAAAACATGAGTTTTTAGAAGCTGGTGGAGAAGAATTCCACACTGTTCCTTGTATTAATGACAATAACGAATGGGTTGATGTTTTAGCTGGATGGATTAATGAGTTTTAGTTAGAAGTTAGAAGTTAGAAGAAAAATAAAACTTCAAAGATCAAACGGACTGTCAGTTCGAGTGAATTTTTGAAGAATGAAAAAATTTGTATCGAGAACTATTTCAAAAGACTTCTCGATACAATTTCGAAGAAAAATCGAAATCACTCGAAGTGACACTGTGAAAAAATAATATTTCAATTTTTGAATCTTTAAATAAAAATTATGGATTTTTTATACGTAAAAGCATTACACATTATTTTTGTAGTAACTTGGTTTGCTGGTTTATTCTACATTGTTAGATTATTTATTTATCATGCAGAAGCAGAAAAAAAAGACGAACCTGCTAAAGAGATTTTACAAACACAATACAAATTAATGAGCAAACGTTTATGGTATATTATTACTTGGCCATCAGCAATTTTAGCGAGCTTTTTTGCCATTTGGATGCTTTGGAAAAACCCCATATATTTAGAAATGCCTTGGATGCACGTAAAACTTGCCTTTGTTTTAGGATTGTATTTTTATCATTTTGCTTGTCATAAAATCTTTAAACAATTACAAAATGATGAAATAAAATACACTGCTTTCAAACTACGAATTTGGAATGAAGTTGCAACCATAATTTTATTTGCAATTGTATTTTTAGTAACCCTAAAAAGCGCAATAAACTGGGTTTGGGGCGTAGTTGGAATTATTCTTTTTGGTACACTTATGATGATGAGTATTAAACTCTACAAAAAAGTAAGAGCTAAAAAATCTTGGGATAAATTGGAGAAAAAAATAATAGAGGAAGATAAAAATCAAGAATCTCTTTAAAAATCACTACAAACGGGCTATAAATTCGATATAAAAGATTTGTTTTTCGTTTATTTTTCAAAAAACCATTTTTTGTTAAAAACTTCAAGGGTTTTGTGAATAAGTACGGCTTTCTTTTTGGCACAATTGAACATACCTTTGAAATGAAAATAGTACTCAAATAGAGTACTATTTTTAAAAGGTAAAAATTGATTTGAATTTGTA of the Tenacibaculum todarodis genome contains:
- the hemH gene encoding ferrochelatase, whose product is MKGVLLVNLGSPKSTDPKDVKNYLGEFLMDERVIDVPYWLRSFIVKGIILNTRPKQSAAAYKKIWWKDGSPLIVLSERLQKKVQQKTELPVALAMRYGNPNLKSGLQELHDKGVTEVMLVPLYPQFAMATTETIVVLAEELRKEFFPKMKITDVPAFYNKPEYISALSNSIKDYLADKDYDHVLFSYHGVPERHIRKSDITKSHCKPHIPGEAPCCSSPSKAHEFCYKHQCLQTTKNVIEALGWDKNKVSTSFQSRLGVDPWLQPYTDRTIVNKAEKDGIKKLAIVTPAFVSDCLETLEEIAMEGKHEFLEAGGEEFHTVPCINDNNEWVDVLAGWINEF
- a CDS encoding CopD family protein — encoded protein: MDFLYVKALHIIFVVTWFAGLFYIVRLFIYHAEAEKKDEPAKEILQTQYKLMSKRLWYIITWPSAILASFFAIWMLWKNPIYLEMPWMHVKLAFVLGLYFYHFACHKIFKQLQNDEIKYTAFKLRIWNEVATIILFAIVFLVTLKSAINWVWGVVGIILFGTLMMMSIKLYKKVRAKKSWDKLEKKIIEEDKNQESL